One window of Curtobacterium sp. 458 genomic DNA carries:
- a CDS encoding SDR family NAD(P)-dependent oxidoreductase produces the protein MTTTLITGANRSLGLETTRRLVEAGHTVYAGMRDPSRGDDARALGARVVQLDVTDQASVDRAVAELPELDVLVNNAGVLGTSFGVDDLDAAAMASVLDTNVTGVVRVTQAALPKLRASANPVIVNVASGVGFPRWLTTPGRDEYPVPAVPYAASKAALIALTVQYAKNLPTFRVNASDPGYTATEFNGFGGHQTVTEGTDATVALALLGPDGPTGEFHDRNGRIEY, from the coding sequence ATGACCACGACACTCATCACCGGAGCCAACCGCAGCCTCGGACTCGAGACCACCCGCCGCCTCGTCGAGGCCGGCCACACCGTGTACGCCGGCATGCGCGACCCGTCCCGCGGGGACGACGCCCGAGCGCTCGGCGCCCGCGTCGTGCAGCTCGACGTCACCGACCAGGCGTCCGTCGACCGCGCGGTCGCGGAGCTGCCGGAGCTCGACGTCCTCGTCAACAACGCCGGGGTCCTCGGGACGTCGTTCGGCGTCGACGACCTCGACGCCGCCGCGATGGCCTCCGTCCTCGACACCAACGTCACCGGCGTCGTCCGCGTGACCCAGGCCGCGCTGCCGAAGCTCCGGGCGTCTGCGAACCCGGTCATCGTGAACGTCGCCTCGGGCGTCGGCTTCCCGCGGTGGCTGACCACGCCCGGCCGCGATGAGTACCCCGTGCCGGCCGTGCCGTACGCCGCGTCGAAGGCGGCGCTCATCGCGTTGACCGTGCAGTACGCGAAGAACCTGCCGACGTTCCGGGTGAACGCGAGCGACCCGGGCTACACGGCGACCGAGTTCAACGGCTTCGGCGGCCACCAGACCGTGACCGAGGGGACGGACGCGACCGTCGCGCTGGCCCTGCTCGGACCGGACGGGCCGACGGGGGAGTTCCACGACCGGAACGGGCGGATCGAGTACTGA
- a CDS encoding helix-turn-helix transcriptional regulator: MSEFASVLRSWRDRVRPEEVGLPAGPGRRTPGLRREELAALAGVSVDYVVRLEQGRARNPSAQLLGALATALRLSTAERDHLFRIAGVAPPSRQVVPRHVTPGVQRMVDRLGDVPLAVFTAAHDIVLWNDLWAAVNGDPGHWTGLEGNLVWRHFMHGHDGTDWDDEHQEEFSSDLVADLRAATGRYPADRDLAALVARLRRDSPEFERRWDTGRVAEHRASRKRVHTPVGSIEVDCDVLTVPGGDLRVVVYTTVPGSDDDAKLDLLRVTGLQDLAPEHPVTR, encoded by the coding sequence ATGAGCGAGTTCGCGAGTGTGCTGCGTTCCTGGCGTGACCGGGTGCGTCCCGAGGAGGTCGGCCTGCCGGCCGGTCCGGGACGGCGGACGCCCGGCCTCCGACGCGAGGAGCTCGCAGCGCTCGCCGGGGTCAGCGTCGACTACGTCGTGCGGCTGGAACAGGGGCGGGCGAGGAACCCCTCCGCGCAGCTCCTCGGCGCGCTCGCGACCGCACTCCGGCTCTCGACGGCCGAGCGCGACCACCTCTTCCGGATCGCCGGGGTCGCACCGCCGTCGCGACAGGTGGTGCCGCGGCACGTCACACCGGGCGTCCAGCGGATGGTCGACCGGCTCGGGGACGTGCCGCTCGCGGTGTTCACGGCCGCGCACGACATCGTGCTGTGGAACGACCTCTGGGCCGCGGTGAACGGCGACCCCGGTCACTGGACGGGTCTCGAGGGCAACCTCGTGTGGCGGCACTTCATGCACGGGCACGACGGCACCGACTGGGACGACGAGCACCAGGAGGAGTTCTCCAGCGACCTCGTGGCCGACCTCCGTGCCGCGACCGGTCGTTACCCTGCCGACCGCGACCTCGCCGCCCTCGTGGCGCGGTTGCGTCGGGATTCGCCGGAGTTCGAGCGGCGTTGGGACACCGGTCGGGTCGCCGAGCACCGGGCGAGCCGGAAGCGCGTGCACACGCCGGTCGGGTCGATCGAGGTCGACTGCGACGTGCTCACCGTCCCCGGCGGTGACCTCCGCGTCGTCGTCTACACGACCGTCCCGGGTTCCGACGACGACGCGAAGCTCGACCTGCTCCGCGTCACGGGCCTCCAGGACCTCGCTCCGGAGCACCCCGTGACACGATGA
- a CDS encoding DUF4126 family protein, with the protein MSTDHEQRTLVRTLALGVLSGGRSATPLAVLALNHGNKKLSGAWQDWKVFATPLGRGLLVAGAVGELIGDKLPATPSRIGFPAILGRVASGALAGAALGTTGRRNLAVEGAILGGVGAIVGSFVGWAARKAVGGVTHLPDPVVALAEDAAVIAGSVKAVTAD; encoded by the coding sequence ATGAGCACCGACCACGAACAGCGAACCCTCGTCCGGACCCTCGCGCTGGGCGTCCTGAGCGGCGGCCGCAGCGCCACACCCCTTGCCGTGCTCGCGCTGAACCACGGCAACAAGAAGCTCTCCGGCGCGTGGCAGGACTGGAAGGTCTTCGCGACGCCGCTCGGTCGCGGACTGCTCGTCGCGGGTGCGGTCGGCGAGCTCATCGGCGACAAGCTCCCGGCGACGCCGAGCCGGATCGGCTTCCCGGCGATCCTCGGCCGGGTCGCATCGGGTGCGCTCGCGGGTGCGGCGCTCGGCACGACGGGTCGCCGCAACCTCGCGGTCGAGGGTGCGATCCTCGGCGGCGTCGGTGCGATCGTCGGCAGCTTCGTCGGCTGGGCGGCGCGGAAGGCCGTCGGCGGCGTCACGCACCTGCCGGACCCCGTGGTGGCGCTCGCCGAGGACGCCGCCGTGATCGCCGGTTCCGTGAAGGCCGTCACCGCCGACTGA
- a CDS encoding SRPBCC family protein has protein sequence MSTITVERREHVDAAPAAVLPHLADLTRWQAWSPWEGADPDLHREYTGEPGTVGATYAWSGNRKAGAGSMRVTEVTPDGVVVALEFTKPFRSSSVSRFVLVPTGDGTDVTWRMESPRTFMTRVFPLDKLVGPDFEKGLRQLRAVVERG, from the coding sequence ATGAGCACGATCACGGTCGAGCGGCGGGAGCACGTCGATGCCGCGCCCGCCGCCGTCCTGCCGCACCTGGCGGACCTCACCCGGTGGCAGGCGTGGTCCCCGTGGGAAGGTGCCGACCCGGACCTCCACCGCGAGTACACCGGCGAGCCGGGGACGGTCGGTGCGACGTACGCGTGGTCGGGCAACCGGAAGGCCGGAGCGGGCAGCATGCGGGTCACCGAGGTCACGCCCGACGGGGTCGTCGTCGCGCTGGAGTTCACGAAGCCGTTCCGGTCGAGCAGCGTCTCCCGGTTCGTGCTCGTCCCGACGGGCGACGGCACCGACGTCACCTGGCGGATGGAGAGTCCGCGGACGTTCATGACCCGGGTGTTCCCGCTCGACAAGCTCGTCGGACCGGACTTCGAGAAGGGACTGCGCCAGCTCCGCGCCGTCGTGGAGCGCGGCTGA
- a CDS encoding YafY family protein, with the protein MNRTDRLYALVEALRAVAPRPLSARRLAERFEVSVRTVERDLSALQQSGVPIWAEPGRTGGYCLDREHTLAPLGLTVDEALAVTVGLGALTTGPFRAAAASALGKVHAATRDERLAESLAVARRIAFLEPDDDTPVGDVVTAALRDGAVLRLRYRDRDGEPSDREVEPLGYVVRDGVWYLVAWCRLRRAVRAFRAGRIESLEPTGEHAPLRPFRADELDIPHGVTRHAVED; encoded by the coding sequence GTGAACCGCACCGACCGGCTCTACGCGCTGGTGGAGGCACTCCGCGCGGTCGCGCCGCGACCGCTGAGTGCCCGCCGCCTCGCGGAACGGTTCGAGGTGAGCGTCCGCACGGTCGAGCGCGACCTCTCCGCCCTGCAGCAGTCGGGTGTGCCGATCTGGGCCGAGCCGGGCCGGACCGGCGGCTACTGCCTCGACCGCGAGCACACCCTCGCGCCGCTCGGCCTGACGGTGGACGAGGCGCTCGCCGTCACCGTCGGCCTCGGTGCCCTCACGACCGGGCCGTTCCGAGCCGCCGCCGCGAGCGCCCTCGGGAAGGTGCACGCCGCGACACGGGACGAGCGGCTCGCGGAGTCACTGGCCGTCGCGCGGCGGATCGCGTTCCTCGAACCTGACGACGACACCCCGGTCGGCGACGTCGTGACCGCAGCGCTGCGCGACGGCGCGGTCCTCCGGCTCCGGTACCGTGACCGGGACGGCGAGCCGAGCGACCGCGAGGTCGAGCCCCTCGGGTACGTCGTCCGCGACGGCGTCTGGTACCTCGTCGCCTGGTGCCGTCTGCGGCGGGCCGTCCGTGCCTTCCGTGCCGGCAGGATCGAATCGCTCGAGCCCACCGGCGAGCACGCGCCCCTGCGACCGTTCCGCGCCGACGAGCTCGACATCCCGCACGGTGTCACCCGGCACGCGGTCGAGGACTGA
- a CDS encoding 3-keto-5-aminohexanoate cleavage protein, with protein MVTHLQAAPNGDVDHPAMPRTPDEIARDAAACVRAGATLLHLHAFDDDGVETLAPAPVARLLRAVRAACPGIPVNLTTFAAIVPDPAERLRLIDSWTDLPDLVAANQGEDGIDDVSELLARRGVGIEACVLSVDDVHTFLRRGGWSRFARLVVEPLEPGPEDAVALAVEMEEALAAEDVGLPELHHGVGAASWTIMRRAAARGHGMRTGLEDTTALEDGSAVTSNAQLVAAATEIARSARVG; from the coding sequence ATGGTCACGCACCTCCAGGCAGCACCGAACGGCGACGTCGACCACCCCGCGATGCCGAGGACACCGGACGAGATCGCGCGCGATGCCGCTGCCTGTGTCCGGGCGGGTGCGACGCTGCTGCACCTCCACGCGTTCGACGACGACGGCGTCGAGACACTCGCTCCGGCGCCGGTCGCACGACTCCTGCGGGCGGTCCGTGCCGCCTGTCCCGGCATCCCGGTCAACCTGACGACCTTCGCCGCGATCGTGCCGGACCCCGCTGAGCGTCTCCGGCTCATCGACTCGTGGACGGACCTGCCCGACCTCGTGGCAGCGAACCAGGGCGAGGACGGGATCGACGACGTGAGCGAGTTGCTCGCCCGTCGGGGCGTCGGCATCGAGGCGTGCGTGTTGAGCGTGGACGACGTCCACACGTTCCTCCGCAGGGGCGGGTGGTCGCGGTTCGCCCGACTGGTCGTCGAGCCGCTCGAGCCCGGACCCGAGGACGCCGTGGCGCTCGCGGTGGAGATGGAGGAGGCGCTGGCGGCCGAGGACGTCGGGCTGCCGGAACTCCACCACGGGGTCGGCGCTGCGTCGTGGACGATCATGCGGCGGGCCGCGGCGCGCGGACACGGCATGCGCACGGGCCTCGAGGACACCACCGCGCTCGAGGACGGGAGTGCGGTGACGTCGAACGCCCAGCTCGTGGCCGCCGCGACCGAGATCGCCCGGTCCGCCCGCGTCGGCTGA
- a CDS encoding GNAT family N-acetyltransferase: MANELRTTAAAYTVRPLDESTWDAFEELCSSSAGYPSGCWCNGMHAEGLTRDAAANRERKRTRVLAGTTHAALVFEGALCVGWCQYGPASEIVHIKNRRRYDQTQDGPLPDWRIGCTHARAGHRRQGVATTALEGALDLIAAAGGGRVEGYPEPAGTVPAGFLFHGALSTFERAGFTRDRMIGKHRWVVTRTVEPAAQPG, translated from the coding sequence ATGGCCAACGAGCTCCGCACGACCGCCGCCGCGTACACGGTGCGCCCACTCGACGAGTCGACCTGGGATGCCTTCGAGGAACTCTGTTCGTCGAGCGCCGGGTACCCGAGCGGGTGCTGGTGCAACGGCATGCACGCCGAGGGCCTCACCCGTGACGCCGCAGCCAACCGGGAGCGCAAGCGGACGCGGGTCCTCGCGGGCACGACGCACGCGGCACTCGTCTTCGAGGGAGCGCTGTGCGTCGGCTGGTGCCAGTACGGCCCCGCGTCCGAGATCGTGCACATCAAGAACCGCCGCCGGTACGACCAGACGCAGGACGGCCCGTTGCCGGACTGGCGCATCGGCTGCACCCACGCCCGGGCCGGGCACCGGCGTCAGGGCGTCGCGACGACGGCGCTGGAGGGTGCGCTCGACCTCATCGCTGCTGCGGGTGGCGGACGGGTCGAGGGCTACCCGGAGCCCGCCGGCACGGTGCCGGCCGGGTTCCTGTTCCACGGGGCGCTGTCGACGTTCGAGCGGGCCGGGTTCACGCGCGACCGGATGATCGGGAAGCACCGGTGGGTCGTGACGAGGACGGTCGAGCCCGCCGCGCAACCGGGCTAG
- a CDS encoding histidine kinase, with product MARADARTDLVVAAGTALVSVGLLSGLPSLDALDRLDETGSLGSSAAVASGTPPVGSAAWVSLLISLLVASALLLFARRAPRTTALGTAIIAAAAASTPSGAYSLVLLPVAVAVVLLGSREPLARTWPVLVGTAVLVAAGTAINDAVLSGSTRSGALDGVASSGGAGALQAVGAVGLPLLVALLVRSRRDVRAARTAEATAVDREQDARVEAAIGRERAAMARELHDIAAHHLSGIALMSAAIDRQIDTDPVRAHEGVRQVREQSTAVLEDLRRLVGLLREDGPAERAVETIAGIVDLVERSRVRMPVELEVLASDEHPLADGIGPLAQLAAYRAVQESLANAVLHAPGARCTVTLDDRAAEQLVVRIANDAPTPSTGGGAAAGGNGLRGMRERADLVGARLQAGPQDGGGWLVELTLGREAPLPPATEVQP from the coding sequence ATGGCACGCGCTGACGCCCGCACCGACCTCGTCGTCGCGGCCGGGACGGCGCTCGTGTCGGTCGGGCTCCTCAGCGGCCTGCCGAGCCTCGACGCCCTCGACCGCCTCGACGAGACCGGGTCGCTCGGGTCGTCGGCGGCGGTCGCCTCGGGGACGCCGCCGGTCGGCAGCGCCGCCTGGGTGAGCCTGTTGATCTCCCTGCTCGTCGCGTCCGCGCTCCTGCTGTTCGCGCGCCGTGCGCCCCGGACGACCGCGCTCGGCACCGCGATCATCGCGGCCGCTGCGGCATCGACCCCGAGCGGCGCGTACAGCCTCGTCCTGCTGCCCGTGGCGGTCGCGGTCGTCCTCCTCGGCTCCCGTGAGCCCCTCGCCCGCACCTGGCCGGTCCTCGTCGGCACCGCGGTGCTCGTCGCGGCGGGCACGGCGATCAACGACGCGGTCCTGTCCGGGTCCACCCGGTCCGGCGCGCTCGACGGCGTGGCCAGCTCCGGAGGCGCCGGTGCCCTGCAGGCCGTCGGTGCCGTCGGCCTCCCGCTCCTGGTCGCCCTGCTCGTCCGCTCCCGGCGGGACGTCCGGGCCGCCCGCACGGCCGAGGCGACCGCCGTCGACCGGGAGCAGGACGCCCGCGTCGAGGCGGCGATCGGCCGGGAGCGTGCCGCGATGGCCCGGGAACTCCACGACATCGCCGCGCACCACCTGTCCGGCATCGCCCTGATGTCGGCGGCGATCGACCGGCAGATCGACACCGACCCGGTCCGCGCCCACGAGGGTGTCCGCCAGGTCCGGGAGCAGAGCACCGCCGTCCTCGAGGACCTCCGCCGCCTCGTCGGGCTCCTCCGCGAGGACGGCCCCGCCGAACGCGCGGTCGAGACGATCGCGGGCATCGTCGACCTGGTCGAACGGTCCCGCGTGCGGATGCCGGTCGAGCTCGAGGTGCTCGCGTCCGACGAGCACCCCCTCGCGGACGGCATCGGACCCCTCGCGCAGCTCGCCGCCTACCGCGCGGTGCAGGAGTCGCTCGCGAACGCGGTGCTGCACGCTCCGGGTGCGCGGTGCACGGTGACCCTCGACGACCGCGCTGCGGAGCAGCTCGTCGTCCGCATCGCGAACGACGCCCCGACGCCGTCGACCGGGGGTGGGGCCGCCGCCGGCGGCAACGGACTCCGCGGCATGCGCGAGCGGGCGGACCTGGTCGGGGCGCGCCTCCAGGCTGGTCCGCAGGACGGAGGCGGATGGCTCGTGGAGCTGACGCTCGGCCGGGAGGCACCGCTCCCGCCCGCCACGGAGGTGCAGCCGTGA
- a CDS encoding response regulator transcription factor, which produces MIRVLVADDQPLVRAGVSALLDAEPDLEVVAVAADGGEALDLARRTRPDVACLDIRMPVRNGIEVARELCAPGADPEVAVLMLTTFDLDDYVFGALEAGASGFLLKDAEPDVITGAVRQVAAGNGTLDQALTRRVLREFVSRRSLQPVTGDRADGLLTARERDVLLLLAQGMSNEDIAAALVVEVSTVKSHLARMLPKLGVQSRLQAVVWAYQNRIVSVPES; this is translated from the coding sequence GTGATCCGGGTCCTGGTGGCGGACGACCAGCCGCTCGTCCGCGCCGGCGTCTCGGCACTGCTGGACGCGGAACCCGACCTCGAGGTGGTCGCGGTCGCCGCCGACGGCGGCGAAGCGCTCGACCTCGCCCGACGGACCCGTCCGGACGTCGCGTGCCTCGACATCCGGATGCCGGTGCGGAACGGCATCGAGGTCGCGCGGGAGCTCTGCGCTCCCGGCGCCGACCCGGAGGTCGCGGTGCTGATGCTCACGACCTTCGACCTCGACGACTACGTCTTCGGCGCCCTCGAGGCCGGCGCGTCCGGGTTCCTGCTCAAGGACGCCGAGCCCGACGTCATCACCGGGGCGGTCCGGCAGGTTGCGGCGGGGAACGGCACGCTCGACCAGGCGCTCACCCGCCGGGTGCTCCGCGAGTTCGTGTCACGCCGGAGCCTCCAGCCGGTGACGGGCGACCGGGCCGACGGGTTGCTCACCGCCCGGGAGCGCGACGTGCTGCTTCTCCTGGCGCAGGGGATGTCCAACGAGGACATCGCGGCCGCCCTCGTCGTCGAGGTCTCGACGGTGAAGTCGCACCTGGCGCGGATGCTCCCGAAGCTCGGGGTCCAGTCGCGGTTGCAGGCCGTGGTCTGGGCGTACCAGAACCGCATCGTGTCGGTGCCCGAGTCGTAG
- a CDS encoding endonuclease/exonuclease/phosphatase family protein, which translates to MTDAPDLHCTTLNVRRPVPHLRRDHPDAWRNRRGALAAFLDAERPTVLAVQEAVPAQLDTVRAALGTRWRAVVAPRSRARDAEHVGLFVDAERLRVVDRRTMALSRRPDRIGSRSWGSLFPRIAVSAVLDDLATGVRFTAIATHLDPFSPLALRNGARLVGALARDAGTPVVAMADWNASERSGVARVLGAAGLLDTWDLAEAPESTAVGTYTNHRPPKPGGARLDRVLVRPGHGTRARVRSATITTGAPGDPAFSDHAAVSAVLRWEAV; encoded by the coding sequence GTGACCGACGCCCCCGACCTGCACTGCACGACCCTCAACGTGCGGCGGCCCGTCCCGCACCTGCGGCGCGACCACCCGGACGCCTGGCGCAACCGCCGTGGGGCGCTCGCCGCGTTCCTCGACGCCGAACGTCCGACGGTGCTGGCCGTCCAGGAGGCCGTCCCCGCCCAGCTCGACACCGTCCGGGCAGCCCTCGGCACCCGCTGGCGAGCCGTCGTCGCGCCCCGCAGCCGAGCCCGCGACGCCGAGCACGTCGGACTCTTCGTCGACGCTGAGCGGCTGCGCGTGGTCGACCGTCGCACGATGGCGCTGTCACGACGACCGGACCGGATCGGCTCCCGGTCCTGGGGCAGCCTCTTCCCGCGGATCGCCGTGAGTGCGGTCCTCGACGACCTGGCCACCGGGGTGCGCTTCACCGCGATCGCGACCCACCTCGACCCGTTCTCGCCGCTCGCGCTCCGGAACGGCGCCCGGCTCGTCGGTGCCCTCGCGCGGGACGCCGGGACGCCCGTCGTGGCCATGGCGGACTGGAACGCATCGGAACGGTCAGGGGTCGCCCGGGTGCTCGGCGCGGCAGGGCTCCTCGACACGTGGGACCTCGCGGAGGCGCCCGAATCCACCGCGGTGGGCACGTACACGAACCACCGGCCACCGAAGCCCGGCGGCGCACGCCTCGACCGCGTCCTGGTGCGGCCGGGCCACGGCACCCGTGCCCGGGTGCGGTCCGCGACGATCACCACGGGCGCACCCGGCGACCCCGCGTTCTCCGACCACGCCGCCGTCTCGGCCGTTCTCCGGTGGGAGGCCGTGTGA
- a CDS encoding VOC family protein, translating to MAFASIRIITDDLDRLVAFYEQVTGTTAHRPAPVFAEFRGDHGPVLAIGSTATVAMLGDRAPQPGRNDSVLVEFEVADVDAEFARLRDLLDDVVLEPTTMPWGNRSTLFRDPDGTVVNLFSRPLPAGTSRSPWTHR from the coding sequence ATGGCATTCGCATCGATCCGCATCATCACCGACGACCTCGACCGACTCGTCGCCTTCTACGAACAGGTCACCGGGACCACGGCCCACCGACCGGCACCCGTCTTCGCGGAGTTCCGGGGCGACCACGGTCCCGTGCTCGCGATCGGCTCCACCGCCACCGTCGCGATGCTCGGCGACCGCGCGCCGCAGCCCGGCAGGAACGACTCGGTGCTCGTGGAGTTCGAGGTCGCTGACGTGGACGCCGAGTTCGCGCGGCTGCGCGACCTGCTCGACGACGTCGTCCTCGAACCGACGACGATGCCGTGGGGGAACCGCTCGACGCTGTTCCGCGATCCCGACGGCACCGTCGTCAACCTGTTCAGTCGGCCGCTGCCCGCAGGAACGTCGCGATCGCCGTGGACCCACCGTTGA
- a CDS encoding NAD(P)H-binding protein, with protein sequence MSNVILFGGHGKVALLATKILSDRGHTVTSVIRDADQSDEVRAHGGEPRVADIQEQTLESFTDLVRGHDAVVWSAGAGGGSADRTYAIDRDAAVLTVQAAARAGVERYVMVSWSGSVLDHGVPQDDDFFAYAQSKYVADAVLRDSGLAWTVVAPSTLTDDEPTGSVDWDGSSSEVPRGDVAHVVADVVEAPSTAGRTIRFNGGSTAIATFLRAAAD encoded by the coding sequence ATGAGCAACGTCATCCTCTTCGGCGGTCACGGGAAGGTCGCGCTCCTCGCGACGAAGATCCTCAGCGACCGCGGCCACACCGTCACGTCCGTCATCCGCGACGCCGACCAGTCCGACGAGGTCCGGGCGCACGGGGGCGAGCCCCGCGTCGCGGACATCCAGGAGCAGACCCTCGAGTCGTTCACGGACCTCGTGCGCGGGCACGACGCCGTCGTGTGGTCGGCGGGCGCCGGTGGCGGGTCCGCGGACCGGACCTACGCGATCGACCGTGACGCCGCGGTGCTGACCGTCCAGGCGGCCGCCCGTGCCGGTGTCGAGCGCTACGTGATGGTGTCGTGGTCCGGATCGGTCCTCGACCACGGGGTGCCCCAGGACGACGACTTCTTCGCGTACGCGCAGTCGAAGTACGTCGCCGACGCGGTGCTCCGCGACTCCGGGCTCGCGTGGACCGTGGTCGCGCCGAGCACCCTCACCGACGACGAGCCCACCGGCAGCGTCGACTGGGACGGCTCGTCGTCGGAGGTGCCCCGCGGTGACGTCGCGCACGTGGTCGCCGACGTCGTCGAGGCCCCCTCCACCGCCGGGCGCACGATCCGCTTCAACGGTGGGTCCACGGCGATCGCGACGTTCCTGCGGGCAGCGGCCGACTGA
- a CDS encoding type II CAAX endopeptidase family protein, with translation MTNHIHSGADRPGIRGTIARNPLRAFFVLALGLSWVAWVPYILSPHGLGVWDVHFPEFLGTAQFTGVLPGALLGPLGSAFLVTAVTDGRPGLRRWVGRLWRWRVSWRWYALALVGVPAIIVVSGLPLSGGQVQAPSAAALLMLVPGLVVQVFTTGLSEEPGWRDFALPRLQDRFGPLGAAGILGPLWALWHMPLYLSDWGGWPDAHWTEPLVFAAFTITFNVVMIWAFNRTGESLPLVLLLHVGVNNTISTLWADMYPGMTAGTMMLGLTVISTVAAAVLLVATRGRLGYVRPAATGLPTPSARTLVGSNDGTR, from the coding sequence ATGACGAACCACATCCACTCCGGCGCGGACCGGCCGGGCATCCGGGGCACCATCGCCCGGAACCCCCTCCGCGCGTTCTTCGTGCTCGCCCTCGGCCTGAGCTGGGTCGCGTGGGTGCCCTACATCCTGTCGCCGCACGGCCTCGGGGTGTGGGACGTGCACTTCCCCGAGTTCCTCGGCACCGCGCAGTTCACGGGCGTCCTGCCCGGGGCACTCCTGGGGCCGCTCGGCAGCGCGTTCCTCGTCACCGCGGTCACGGACGGCCGCCCGGGCCTCCGGCGCTGGGTCGGCCGGCTCTGGCGTTGGCGGGTGTCGTGGCGCTGGTACGCCCTGGCGCTCGTCGGGGTCCCCGCGATCATCGTGGTGTCCGGGCTGCCGCTGTCCGGCGGACAGGTGCAGGCACCGAGTGCCGCGGCGCTGCTCATGCTCGTCCCCGGGCTCGTCGTGCAGGTCTTCACGACGGGGCTGTCGGAAGAGCCCGGCTGGCGCGACTTCGCCCTCCCCCGACTGCAGGACCGCTTCGGACCGCTCGGCGCTGCCGGGATCCTCGGACCGCTGTGGGCGCTCTGGCACATGCCGCTGTACCTCAGCGACTGGGGCGGCTGGCCGGACGCGCACTGGACCGAGCCGCTCGTGTTCGCCGCCTTCACGATCACGTTCAACGTGGTGATGATCTGGGCGTTCAACCGCACGGGCGAGAGCCTGCCCCTGGTCCTGCTCCTGCACGTCGGCGTGAACAACACGATCTCGACGCTCTGGGCCGACATGTACCCGGGCATGACCGCCGGGACGATGATGCTCGGACTCACCGTGATCTCGACCGTGGCCGCCGCGGTGCTGCTCGTCGCGACGCGCGGTCGGCTCGGGTACGTCCGACCGGCAGCGACCGGCCTGCCGACGCCGTCCGCCCGCACCCTCGTAGGATCGAACGATGGCACGCGCTGA
- a CDS encoding glycosyltransferase family 2 protein yields the protein MAAPPSVTVVVPVLDDAEHLRACLAAVSRQTRPADEVVVVDNGSTDDSVRVALAAGARVVHEPLRGIASAASAGYDAGTGDVVARIDADTIVPDDWLERALPWFDDPLVTAVTGPGAFRDLGPIASAFWRTMYMRAYFVTMTAALGRPPLYGSNALFRRSAWRAVRHRVHRTDPNVHDDVDLSLQFDPRWRTVLDRTLVVTVSGGPVQDPRGLLRRTLKAEHTFTASGLRAVPPGRLLRRFRDGTLPVPTGPARTRRGTEVSSTPESAAGVSA from the coding sequence ATGGCAGCGCCCCCGTCCGTCACGGTCGTCGTCCCCGTGCTCGACGACGCCGAGCACCTCCGCGCCTGCCTCGCCGCCGTCTCCAGGCAGACCCGACCGGCCGACGAGGTCGTGGTCGTCGACAACGGCAGCACCGACGACAGCGTCCGGGTCGCGCTCGCCGCCGGCGCCCGGGTGGTGCACGAACCCCTGCGCGGCATCGCCTCGGCCGCGAGCGCCGGGTACGACGCCGGCACCGGGGACGTGGTCGCCCGGATCGACGCGGACACGATCGTCCCGGACGACTGGCTCGAGCGGGCGCTCCCGTGGTTCGACGACCCGCTCGTCACCGCGGTCACGGGCCCCGGTGCGTTCCGCGACCTCGGGCCGATCGCCTCGGCGTTCTGGCGGACGATGTACATGCGCGCCTACTTCGTGACGATGACCGCCGCGCTCGGCCGGCCGCCGCTGTACGGCTCGAACGCGCTGTTCCGTCGATCGGCCTGGCGAGCCGTGCGGCACCGCGTGCACCGCACCGACCCGAACGTGCACGACGACGTCGACCTGTCGCTGCAGTTCGACCCGCGATGGCGGACCGTTCTCGACCGGACGCTCGTCGTCACCGTGTCGGGCGGCCCCGTGCAGGATCCCCGGGGTCTGCTCCGGCGGACGCTCAAGGCCGAGCACACCTTCACGGCCTCGGGGCTCCGCGCGGTGCCGCCCGGGCGACTGCTGCGACGCTTCCGGGACGGGACTCTCCCGGTACCGACCGGCCCTGCGCGAACCCGACGGGGCACCGAGGTCTCCTCGACCCCGGAGTCCGCCGCCGGGGTCTCCGCGTGA